The Buttiauxella selenatireducens genome has a window encoding:
- the wecA gene encoding UDP-N-acetylglucosamine--undecaprenyl-phosphate N-acetylglucosaminephosphotransferase — MNLITAGTDLVSIFLFTTVFLFFARKVAKRIGLVDKPNFRKRHQGLIPLVGGISVYAGICFTFLIANYYIPHAWLYLTCAGVLVLIGALDDRFDISVKIRASIQALIGIVMMVVGKLYLVSLGYIFGSWEMVLGPFGYFLTLFAVWAAINAFNMVDGIDGLLGGLSCVSFAAMGIILYFDGQLSLAMWCFAMIAAILPYILLNLGILGRRYKVFMGDAGSTLIGFTVIWILLETTQGQTHPISPVTALWIIAIPLMDMIAIMYRRLRKGMSPFSPDRQHIHHLIMRAGFTSRQAFVLITAAAALLASIGVAAEYIHSIPEWVMLALFLLAFVLYDYCIKRAWKVARFIRRHKRRQRRNSSGIS; from the coding sequence GTGAATTTAATCACCGCTGGAACTGACCTGGTAAGTATTTTTTTATTCACCACCGTTTTTCTTTTCTTCGCACGCAAAGTGGCGAAAAGAATCGGCTTGGTAGATAAACCAAACTTCCGCAAACGCCACCAGGGACTCATTCCTTTGGTGGGCGGCATTTCTGTTTATGCCGGGATCTGCTTTACCTTCCTGATTGCCAATTATTACATTCCCCATGCATGGCTCTATTTGACCTGTGCCGGGGTACTGGTGTTAATCGGTGCTCTGGATGACCGCTTTGATATCAGTGTAAAAATTAGAGCCTCAATACAGGCATTAATTGGCATTGTTATGATGGTTGTCGGGAAATTATACCTGGTCAGCCTCGGGTATATTTTTGGTTCATGGGAGATGGTACTCGGCCCGTTCGGTTATTTTTTAACCTTATTTGCGGTTTGGGCAGCAATAAATGCTTTCAACATGGTTGATGGTATAGATGGCCTGCTTGGAGGACTTTCTTGCGTATCCTTTGCGGCAATGGGAATTATCCTTTATTTCGATGGGCAATTGAGTCTGGCGATGTGGTGTTTCGCAATGATTGCGGCCATCCTGCCTTATATTCTTTTAAACCTCGGGATACTTGGCCGTCGCTATAAAGTATTTATGGGTGATGCGGGCAGCACGCTCATAGGCTTTACTGTTATCTGGATCTTGCTGGAAACTACGCAGGGTCAAACTCATCCAATCAGCCCAGTCACCGCCTTGTGGATTATCGCCATTCCTTTAATGGACATGATTGCCATCATGTACCGTCGGTTACGCAAAGGTATGAGTCCATTCTCCCCAGATCGTCAGCACATTCACCATTTGATCATGCGTGCTGGGTTTACTTCTCGTCAGGCTTTCGTGCTTATCACAGCAGCGGCGGCGTTGCTTGCCAGCATCGGTGTCGCCGCAGAATATATTCATTCTATTCCTGAGTGGGTAATGTTGGCATTATTCTTGCTTGCATTTGTTCTATATGATTATTGCATCAAGCGCGCCTGGAAAGTGGCTCGTTTTATAAGACGTCATAAGCGTCGGCAACGTAGAAACAGCAGTGGCATTTCTTAA
- the rho gene encoding transcription termination factor Rho — translation MNLTELKNTPVSELITLGENMGLENQARMRKQDIIFSILKQHAKSGEDIFGDGVLEILQDGFGFLRSADSSYLAGPDDIYVSPSQIRRFNLRTGDTISGKIRPPKEGERYFALLKVNEVNYDKPENARSKILFENLTPLHANSRLRMERGNGSTEDLTARVLDLASPIGRGQRGLIVAPPKAGKTMLLQNIAQSIAYNHPDCVLMVLLIDERPEEVTEMQRLVKGEVVASTFDEPASRHVQVAEMVIEKAKRLVEHKKDVIILLDSITRLARAYNTVVPASGKVLTGGVDANALHRPKRFFGAARNVEEGGSLTIIATALVDTGSKMDEVIYEEFKGTGNMELHLARKIAEKRVFPAIDYNRSGTRKEELLTTQEELQKMWILRKIIHPMGEIDAMEFLINKLAMTKTNEDFFDMMKRS, via the coding sequence ATGAATCTTACCGAATTAAAGAATACGCCGGTTTCTGAGCTGATTACTCTCGGCGAAAATATGGGGCTGGAAAACCAAGCCCGTATGCGCAAGCAGGACATTATTTTCTCCATCCTGAAGCAACATGCGAAGAGTGGCGAAGATATCTTTGGTGACGGTGTACTGGAGATATTGCAGGACGGATTTGGTTTCCTCCGCTCTGCAGACAGCTCCTACCTCGCCGGTCCCGATGACATCTACGTTTCTCCCAGCCAAATCCGCCGTTTCAACCTCCGCACAGGGGATACCATCTCCGGTAAGATTCGTCCGCCGAAAGAAGGTGAACGTTACTTTGCACTGCTGAAAGTTAACGAAGTTAACTACGACAAACCGGAAAACGCGCGTAGCAAAATCCTGTTCGAAAACTTAACCCCGCTGCATGCTAACTCTCGTTTACGCATGGAACGTGGTAACGGTTCTACTGAAGACTTAACCGCTCGCGTACTGGATCTGGCATCCCCAATCGGTCGCGGCCAGCGTGGCCTGATTGTGGCACCGCCGAAAGCCGGTAAAACCATGCTGCTGCAAAATATCGCGCAAAGCATCGCTTACAACCACCCTGATTGTGTGTTGATGGTTCTGCTGATTGATGAACGTCCTGAAGAAGTGACCGAGATGCAGCGTCTGGTTAAGGGTGAAGTTGTTGCTTCTACCTTTGATGAGCCAGCTTCTCGCCACGTTCAGGTTGCTGAAATGGTCATCGAGAAAGCGAAGCGTTTGGTTGAGCATAAGAAAGACGTGATCATTCTGCTCGATTCCATTACCCGTTTGGCTCGTGCCTATAACACCGTAGTACCGGCATCCGGTAAAGTATTGACCGGTGGTGTGGACGCTAACGCCCTGCATCGTCCAAAACGCTTCTTCGGTGCGGCGCGTAACGTGGAAGAGGGTGGTAGCTTGACTATCATCGCTACGGCTCTGGTTGATACCGGTTCTAAAATGGATGAAGTTATCTATGAAGAATTTAAAGGTACCGGCAACATGGAACTGCATCTGGCGCGTAAAATCGCTGAGAAGCGCGTGTTCCCTGCTATCGACTATAATCGTTCAGGTACGCGTAAAGAAGAATTGCTGACGACCCAGGAAGAACTGCAGAAAATGTGGATCCTGCGTAAAATCATCCACCCAATGGGTGAGATTGATGCGATGGAATTCCTCATCAACAAATTGGCGATGACGAAAACCAACGAAGACTTCTTCGATATGATGAAGCGCTCGTAA
- the trxA gene encoding thioredoxin TrxA → MSDKIIHLTDDSFDTDVLKADGLILVDFWAEWCGPCKMIAPILDEIADEYQGNLTVAKLNIDQNPGTAPKYGIRGIPTLLLFKNGEVAATKVGALSKGQLKEFLDANLA, encoded by the coding sequence ATGAGCGATAAAATTATTCACCTGACTGACGACAGTTTCGACACGGACGTGCTAAAAGCTGATGGGTTGATTCTGGTTGATTTCTGGGCAGAGTGGTGCGGTCCATGCAAGATGATCGCCCCGATTCTTGATGAAATCGCTGATGAATATCAGGGCAATCTGACCGTTGCTAAACTGAACATCGATCAGAACCCGGGCACGGCACCGAAATACGGTATCCGTGGTATCCCAACTCTGTTGCTGTTCAAGAACGGTGAAGTGGCTGCGACCAAAGTGGGTGCGCTGTCTAAAGGCCAGTTAAAAGAGTTCCTCGACGCTAATCTGGCATAA
- the rhlB gene encoding ATP-dependent RNA helicase RhlB, with amino-acid sequence MSKTHLTEQKFSDFALHPKVIEALENKGFHNCTPIQALALPLTLANRDVAGQAQTGTGKTMAFLTSTFHYLLSHPVPENRQVNQPRALIMAPTRELAVQIHSDAEPLAQSTGLKLGLAYGGDGYDKQLKVLESGVDILIGTTGRLIDYAKQNHINLGAIQVVVLDEADRMYDLGFIKDIRWLFRRMPPVTQRLNMLFSATLSYRVRELAFEQMNNAEYVEVEPEQKTGHRIKEELFYPSNEEKMRLLQTLIEEEWPDRAIIFANTKHRCEDIWGHLAADGHRVGLLTGDVAQKKRLRILDEFTRGDLDILVATDVAARGLHIPLVTHVFNYDLPDDCEDYVHRIGRTGRAGESGHSISLACEDYALNLSAIETYIGHSIPVSKYKTEALLSELPPPKRLTRSRPGNGPRRNGGASRGNRRRTG; translated from the coding sequence ATGAGCAAAACACATTTGACCGAACAGAAGTTTTCCGACTTCGCCCTACACCCTAAGGTGATTGAAGCCCTTGAAAATAAAGGCTTTCATAACTGCACCCCAATTCAGGCACTGGCACTACCGCTGACACTAGCGAATCGTGACGTTGCAGGGCAGGCGCAAACCGGTACTGGCAAAACGATGGCGTTTTTAACGTCAACGTTCCATTATTTACTCTCTCACCCGGTTCCAGAGAATCGCCAGGTGAACCAGCCGCGTGCCTTAATCATGGCGCCGACTCGTGAACTGGCAGTACAAATTCACTCTGATGCAGAGCCACTTGCACAATCGACCGGCCTGAAACTCGGGCTGGCATATGGTGGCGATGGCTACGACAAACAGCTTAAAGTATTGGAAAGCGGTGTTGATATTCTTATCGGCACAACGGGCCGTTTGATTGATTACGCTAAACAAAACCACATTAACTTAGGTGCAATTCAGGTTGTGGTATTGGATGAAGCCGACCGGATGTACGATCTGGGCTTTATTAAAGATATCCGCTGGTTGTTCCGTCGCATGCCACCTGTCACACAACGCCTGAATATGCTGTTCTCCGCCACATTATCTTACCGTGTGCGTGAACTGGCGTTCGAGCAGATGAACAACGCGGAATACGTGGAAGTTGAGCCGGAACAAAAAACCGGTCATCGCATCAAAGAAGAGCTGTTCTACCCTTCTAACGAAGAAAAAATGCGCCTGCTACAGACGCTTATCGAAGAAGAGTGGCCAGATCGCGCAATCATCTTTGCCAACACCAAACACCGTTGTGAAGATATCTGGGGTCACCTGGCTGCAGATGGACATCGTGTTGGGCTGTTAACAGGTGATGTTGCTCAGAAAAAACGTCTGCGCATCCTTGATGAATTCACCCGTGGCGATCTCGATATTCTGGTTGCAACCGATGTTGCCGCTCGCGGTTTACATATCCCGTTAGTGACTCACGTTTTCAACTACGATTTACCGGATGACTGCGAAGACTACGTTCACCGTATTGGCCGTACCGGTCGTGCAGGTGAAAGTGGGCATTCCATCAGCCTTGCGTGTGAAGACTATGCGTTAAACCTGTCTGCTATTGAAACCTATATCGGTCACTCAATCCCAGTCAGTAAGTACAAAACTGAAGCACTGTTAAGCGAACTTCCTCCACCGAAGCGTCTGACACGTTCCCGTCCGGGTAACGGTCCTCGCCGTAATGGTGGCGCCTCCCGTGGTAATCGTCGTCGCACAGGTTAA
- the gppA gene encoding guanosine-5'-triphosphate,3'-diphosphate diphosphatase codes for MLSSTSLYAAIDLGSNSFHMLVVREVAGSIQTLARIKRKVRLAAGLSSDNTLSREAMERGWQCLRLFAERLQDIPQTQIRVVATATLRLAINANEFIEQAEKILGCPVQIIHGEEEARLIYQGVAHTTGGADQRLVVDIGGASTELVTGSGAQTTALFSLSMGCVTWLERFFSDRNLAKENFDAAEAAAKEVLRPICDRLKHHGWKVCVGASGTVQALQEIMMAQGMDERITLVKLQQLKQRAIQCGRLEELEIEGLTLERALVFPSGLAILIAIFEELSIDCMTLAGGALREGLVYGMLHLSVNQEIRSRTVRNIQRRFMVDTGQAERVQQLAQALANQVKDAWSLTPLSIEMLNSAALLHEIGLSVDFKQAPQHAAYLVKNLDLPGYTPAQKKLLSTLMLNQTNPVDLSSLHQQNAVPPRIAEHLCRLLRLAIIFASRRRDDILPEITLKVESESLLLELPEKWLECHPLGAELLAQESLWQSYVHWPLTIK; via the coding sequence ATGCTCAGCTCCACCTCGCTGTATGCAGCAATTGATTTAGGCTCAAATAGCTTTCATATGTTGGTTGTACGTGAGGTGGCAGGGAGTATACAAACCCTTGCCCGCATTAAACGGAAAGTACGTCTTGCTGCTGGTTTAAGCAGCGATAATACGCTTTCACGCGAAGCGATGGAGCGCGGGTGGCAATGCCTGCGCTTATTTGCTGAACGTCTACAAGATATCCCTCAGACACAAATTCGTGTTGTCGCCACCGCGACACTGCGCCTTGCTATCAATGCCAATGAATTCATCGAGCAGGCTGAAAAAATTCTCGGTTGCCCGGTACAAATTATCCATGGTGAAGAAGAAGCTCGCCTGATTTATCAGGGTGTTGCTCATACTACGGGTGGTGCAGATCAGCGCTTAGTCGTTGATATCGGCGGCGCCAGTACTGAACTCGTGACTGGCAGCGGTGCGCAAACTACAGCGCTGTTTAGCTTATCCATGGGTTGTGTGACCTGGCTCGAGCGCTTCTTCAGCGACCGAAATCTGGCAAAAGAAAACTTTGATGCCGCAGAAGCGGCTGCAAAAGAAGTGCTCAGGCCCATTTGTGATCGGTTAAAACATCATGGTTGGAAGGTATGCGTCGGGGCTTCTGGCACCGTACAAGCATTGCAAGAAATCATGATGGCGCAGGGAATGGACGAACGCATCACGCTTGTAAAACTTCAGCAGCTGAAGCAAAGAGCGATTCAATGTGGGCGGCTTGAAGAGCTGGAAATTGAAGGTCTGACGCTCGAAAGAGCACTGGTGTTCCCAAGCGGTCTTGCCATTTTAATTGCGATATTCGAAGAGTTATCGATTGATTGTATGACGCTTGCAGGTGGTGCGTTACGTGAAGGTCTGGTCTACGGCATGCTTCATCTGTCTGTTAATCAGGAAATCAGAAGTCGCACTGTGCGTAATATCCAACGCCGTTTTATGGTCGATACCGGCCAGGCAGAGCGCGTACAGCAGTTAGCTCAGGCTCTCGCCAACCAGGTCAAGGACGCATGGAGCCTTACACCGCTCAGCATCGAAATGCTAAACAGCGCCGCTTTGCTTCATGAAATTGGTCTGAGTGTCGATTTTAAACAAGCACCACAACATGCGGCCTATCTGGTGAAGAATCTCGATCTTCCGGGTTATACGCCTGCACAGAAAAAGCTGCTTTCGACACTGATGTTAAACCAGACAAACCCCGTCGATCTCTCTTCACTCCACCAACAAAATGCTGTGCCGCCGCGCATTGCAGAACATCTTTGCCGTCTGCTACGTCTGGCGATTATTTTCGCCAGCCGCCGCCGGGATGACATCCTGCCGGAAATCACGCTGAAAGTGGAAAGCGAATCCTTACTTCTGGAGCTGCCAGAAAAGTGGCTTGAATGTCATCCATTGGGGGCTGAATTACTGGCACAAGAAAGCCTGTGGCAAAGCTATGTCCACTGGCCTCTGACCATCAAGTAA
- the rep gene encoding DNA helicase Rep: MRLNPGQQQAVEFVTGPCLVLAGAGSGKTRVITNKMAYLIRECGYQARHIAAVTFTNKAAREMKERVAQTLGRKEARGLLISTFHTLGLEIIKREYAALGMKSNFSLFDDTDQTALLKELTEGLLEEDKTLLQQLISTISNWKNDLMSPSQAAAQAKGERDRIFAHCYGLYDAHLKSCNVLDFDDLILLPTLLLQRNEEVRERWQNRIRYLLVDEYQDTNTSQYELVKLLVGARARFTVVGDDDQSIYSWRGARPQNLVLLSQDFPALQVIKLEQNYRSSGRILKAANILIANNPHVFEKRLFSELGYGTELKVVTANSEDHEAERVTGELIAHHFINKTSYKDYAILYRGNFQSRVFEKMLMQNRIPYRISGGTSFFSRPEIKDLLAYLRVLTNPDDDSAFMRIVNTPKREIGPATLQKLGAWAMQRNKGLFGASFDMGLSQTLSGRGLESLQRFTHWLRDVATLAEREPIAAVRDLIHGIDYESWLYETSPSQKAAEMRMKNVNQLFSWMTEMLEGSEIDEPMTLTQVVTRFTLRDMMERGENDEEADQVQLMTLHASKGLEFPYVFLVGMEEGLLPHQSSIDEDNIEEERRLAYVGITRAQKELTFTLCKERRQYGELVRPEPSRFLLELPQDDLQWETERKVVSAEERMHKGQNNVANIREMLAKARKN; this comes from the coding sequence ATGCGTTTAAACCCTGGCCAACAACAAGCCGTCGAATTTGTCACTGGGCCTTGCCTGGTTCTGGCTGGCGCAGGCTCGGGCAAAACGCGTGTCATCACCAATAAAATGGCGTACTTGATCCGCGAATGCGGGTATCAGGCTCGTCATATCGCCGCCGTTACGTTTACCAATAAAGCGGCGCGTGAGATGAAAGAGCGTGTCGCACAAACGCTGGGGCGCAAAGAAGCGCGCGGCTTATTGATCTCAACTTTCCATACCTTGGGGCTTGAAATCATTAAGCGTGAATACGCGGCGCTTGGGATGAAATCTAATTTCTCATTGTTTGATGACACCGACCAGACAGCTTTGCTGAAAGAGCTGACCGAAGGTTTGCTCGAAGAAGATAAGACTTTATTGCAGCAACTGATCTCAACGATCTCAAACTGGAAAAATGATCTGATGTCGCCTTCTCAGGCCGCAGCGCAGGCGAAAGGAGAGCGTGACCGAATCTTCGCCCATTGCTATGGCCTGTACGATGCACACCTGAAATCCTGCAACGTGCTGGATTTTGACGATCTGATTTTGCTACCGACGCTGCTTTTGCAACGTAACGAAGAAGTGCGTGAACGCTGGCAAAACCGCATTCGCTATTTGCTGGTGGATGAGTATCAGGATACCAACACCAGCCAGTACGAATTAGTGAAATTGCTGGTCGGTGCGCGGGCACGATTCACCGTGGTAGGGGATGATGATCAGTCGATCTATTCCTGGCGCGGTGCCCGACCGCAAAACCTCGTCCTGCTAAGTCAGGATTTCCCGGCGCTTCAGGTCATTAAGCTTGAACAGAACTACCGTTCTTCCGGGCGTATTCTGAAGGCGGCGAATATTCTGATCGCCAATAATCCCCATGTTTTTGAAAAGCGGCTTTTTTCGGAGCTGGGTTACGGCACTGAATTGAAAGTGGTGACGGCAAATAGCGAAGATCATGAGGCTGAGCGGGTGACTGGCGAGCTGATAGCTCATCATTTTATCAATAAAACCAGTTACAAAGATTACGCTATTCTCTATCGCGGTAATTTCCAGTCGCGCGTGTTTGAGAAGATGCTGATGCAGAACCGCATTCCTTATCGCATTTCAGGCGGAACATCATTTTTCTCCCGTCCGGAAATCAAAGATCTTCTGGCTTATTTGCGTGTACTGACCAACCCAGATGATGACAGTGCATTCATGCGTATCGTGAATACACCGAAGCGTGAAATCGGACCGGCTACGCTGCAAAAACTGGGTGCATGGGCGATGCAGCGTAACAAAGGTTTGTTTGGCGCCAGCTTCGACATGGGTTTGAGTCAGACGCTTAGCGGGCGTGGCCTGGAGTCGTTACAGCGTTTTACCCATTGGTTGCGCGATGTGGCCACTCTTGCTGAGCGTGAGCCGATTGCGGCGGTACGCGATTTAATTCATGGCATTGATTATGAAAGCTGGCTCTACGAAACATCGCCTAGCCAGAAAGCGGCAGAAATGCGTATGAAAAACGTCAACCAACTGTTTAGTTGGATGACCGAAATGCTTGAAGGATCGGAAATAGACGAGCCGATGACACTAACTCAAGTCGTCACCCGTTTTACCCTGCGCGATATGATGGAACGCGGAGAAAACGATGAAGAAGCCGATCAGGTTCAGTTGATGACTCTTCATGCCTCGAAAGGGCTGGAGTTCCCCTATGTATTTTTAGTGGGGATGGAAGAAGGACTGCTGCCGCATCAAAGCAGTATTGATGAAGATAATATCGAAGAAGAGCGTCGCCTCGCGTATGTGGGGATTACTCGCGCGCAGAAAGAATTGACCTTTACGCTGTGTAAAGAACGCCGTCAGTATGGCGAACTGGTGCGCCCGGAGCCGAGTCGTTTCTTACTGGAATTACCACAAGATGATTTGCAGTGGGAGACCGAACGCAAGGTGGTATCGGCTGAAGAGCGGATGCATAAAGGTCAGAATAATGTTGCCAACATCCGTGAAATGCTGGCAAAAGCACGTAAAAACTGA
- the ppiC gene encoding peptidylprolyl isomerase PpiC — protein MAKTAAALHILVKEEKLAQEILAQLQNGGDFEKLAKKHSTCPSGKKGGHLGEFRQGQMVPAFDKVVFSCPLLEPTGPLHTQFGYHIIKVLYRN, from the coding sequence ATGGCAAAAACCGCGGCAGCATTGCATATCCTTGTTAAGGAAGAAAAACTGGCTCAGGAAATTTTGGCGCAGCTTCAGAATGGCGGCGACTTTGAGAAACTGGCTAAAAAGCATTCCACCTGCCCGTCAGGCAAAAAAGGCGGTCACTTAGGTGAATTCCGTCAGGGCCAGATGGTTCCGGCGTTCGATAAAGTGGTGTTCTCCTGCCCACTGCTCGAGCCAACAGGCCCGCTGCACACGCAGTTTGGCTACCACATCATCAAAGTGTTGTACCGGAACTAA
- the ilvC gene encoding ketol-acid reductoisomerase, translated as MANYFNTLNLRQQLAQLGKCRFMGRDEFANEASYLKGKKVVIVGCGAQGLNQGLNMRDSGLDVAYALRAEAIAEKRASWRKATENGFKVGTYEELIPQADLVVNLTPDKQHSAVVKAVQPMMKDGAALGYSHGFNVVEVGEQIRKDITVVMVAPKCPGTEVREEYKRGFGVPTLIAVHPENDPKGEGMAIAKAWAAATGGHRAGVLESSFVAEVKSDLMGEQTILCGMLQAGSLLCFDKLVEEGTDPAYAEKLIQFGWETITEALKQGGITLMMDRLSNPAKLRAYALSEQLKTIMAPLFQKHMDDIISGEFSSGMMADWANDDKNLLTWREETGKTAFETAAQFDGKISEQEYFDKGVLMIAMVKAGVELAFETMVDAGIIEESAYYESLHELPLIANTIARKRLYEMNVVISDTAEYGNYLFSYAAVPLLKEFMTTLQAGDLGKEIPAGAVDNAQLREVNEAIRNHEIETVGKKLRGYMKDMKRIAVAG; from the coding sequence ATGGCTAATTATTTCAACACTTTGAACCTGCGCCAGCAGTTGGCGCAACTGGGTAAATGTCGTTTCATGGGGCGTGATGAATTCGCCAATGAAGCAAGCTACCTTAAAGGCAAAAAAGTCGTCATCGTCGGTTGTGGCGCACAGGGCCTGAACCAGGGTCTGAACATGCGTGACTCCGGTCTGGACGTGGCTTACGCTTTGCGTGCAGAAGCTATCGCTGAAAAACGCGCTTCATGGCGTAAAGCGACAGAAAACGGTTTTAAAGTTGGGACTTACGAAGAGCTGATCCCGCAAGCGGATCTGGTTGTTAACCTGACGCCAGATAAGCAGCACTCTGCGGTTGTTAAAGCCGTTCAGCCAATGATGAAAGATGGCGCAGCACTGGGTTATTCCCACGGTTTCAACGTGGTTGAAGTGGGTGAGCAAATTCGTAAAGACATCACCGTGGTGATGGTTGCTCCAAAATGCCCTGGTACTGAAGTTCGTGAAGAATACAAACGTGGTTTCGGCGTGCCGACGCTGATTGCGGTTCACCCGGAAAACGATCCGAAGGGCGAAGGTATGGCGATCGCCAAAGCCTGGGCTGCGGCTACTGGTGGCCACCGCGCAGGTGTTCTGGAATCTTCCTTCGTGGCTGAAGTGAAATCAGACCTGATGGGCGAGCAAACTATTCTGTGCGGTATGCTGCAAGCGGGTTCCCTGCTGTGCTTCGATAAGCTGGTGGAAGAAGGTACCGATCCAGCATACGCTGAAAAACTGATTCAGTTCGGTTGGGAAACCATCACTGAAGCGCTGAAACAAGGTGGTATTACGCTGATGATGGACCGCTTGTCCAACCCGGCAAAACTCCGTGCTTATGCGCTGTCCGAGCAACTGAAAACGATTATGGCTCCGCTGTTCCAGAAACACATGGATGACATCATCTCCGGTGAATTCTCTTCCGGCATGATGGCTGACTGGGCAAATGACGATAAAAACTTGCTGACCTGGCGCGAAGAGACCGGTAAAACGGCATTCGAAACCGCAGCACAGTTTGACGGTAAAATCTCTGAGCAGGAATACTTTGATAAAGGCGTTCTGATGATCGCCATGGTGAAAGCGGGCGTTGAGCTGGCATTCGAAACCATGGTGGATGCGGGTATTATCGAAGAGTCTGCCTACTACGAATCTCTGCACGAGCTGCCATTGATTGCGAACACCATTGCTCGTAAGCGTCTGTACGAAATGAACGTGGTTATCTCCGATACCGCAGAATACGGCAACTACCTGTTCTCTTACGCAGCGGTTCCATTGCTGAAAGAGTTTATGACTACGCTGCAAGCGGGCGATTTGGGCAAAGAAATTCCAGCGGGTGCAGTTGATAACGCGCAATTACGTGAAGTTAACGAAGCGATTCGCAATCATGAAATCGAAACCGTTGGTAAGAAGCTGCGTGGGTATATGAAGGATATGAAACGTATTGCAGTTGCGGGTTAA
- the ilvY gene encoding HTH-type transcriptional activator IlvY: MDLRDLKTFLHLAESRHFGRSARAMHVSPSTLSRQIQRLEDDLGQPLFLRDNRTVTLTEAGEQLKQFAQHTLLQYQQMRHTIGQEGPSLTGELHLFCSVTAAYSHLPPILDRFRAEHPNVEIKLTTGDAADAVEKVDSDEADIAIAGKPETLPPGIAFSILDNLSVALIAPALPCPVRAQVNLPDPDWAKVPFILPDQGPVRRRIELWFRRQKISNPFIYATVAGHEAMVSMVALGCGVALIPEIVLENSPEPVRNRVQILERSDETTPFELGVCVQKKRLNEPLVHAFWKLLPGSH, from the coding sequence ATGGATTTGCGCGATCTGAAAACGTTCCTTCACCTCGCAGAAAGCCGCCATTTCGGCAGAAGTGCACGTGCAATGCACGTGAGCCCTTCGACGCTTTCGCGCCAGATCCAGCGCCTTGAAGACGATCTGGGTCAACCCTTGTTTTTACGCGATAACCGCACCGTTACGCTGACGGAAGCCGGAGAACAACTCAAACAGTTCGCCCAACATACCCTTTTGCAGTATCAGCAAATGCGCCACACCATTGGGCAGGAAGGGCCATCGCTCACCGGGGAGTTACATCTTTTTTGCTCCGTCACCGCCGCGTACAGTCATTTACCCCCCATTCTCGATAGATTCCGTGCGGAGCACCCCAACGTGGAGATCAAACTGACCACGGGCGATGCCGCAGACGCCGTAGAAAAAGTGGATTCTGACGAGGCTGATATCGCTATTGCAGGCAAACCTGAGACATTGCCGCCAGGTATTGCCTTTTCCATTCTGGATAATTTATCTGTGGCCCTAATCGCACCGGCGTTACCCTGCCCGGTTCGTGCACAGGTAAATCTACCTGACCCAGACTGGGCAAAAGTGCCGTTTATTTTGCCGGATCAAGGTCCGGTACGCCGCCGCATTGAGCTGTGGTTCCGCCGCCAAAAAATCAGTAATCCGTTTATTTACGCGACTGTCGCGGGGCATGAAGCAATGGTTTCGATGGTGGCATTGGGCTGCGGCGTGGCGTTGATTCCTGAAATCGTACTGGAAAATAGCCCTGAGCCAGTACGTAACCGCGTGCAGATACTGGAACGCAGTGATGAAACCACGCCGTTCGAGCTTGGCGTTTGTGTACAAAAAAAGCGGCTCAATGAGCCGCTTGTTCATGCGTTCTGGAAGTTACTGCCCGGTAGCCACTAG